The Vicinamibacteria bacterium genome contains the following window.
GGAGAACACTTGGCTGCGTATTTCGTGTTTCACAACCGCATTCATGATGCGGAGAAGATGCAAGAGTATATCCCGAGAGCACTCGAGACGATGGCGCCCTACAATCCCGAGATCGTGATTCTCGATGAGAATTCTCAAGTGATTGAAGGGCAGACGACATTTCCGCGCACGATCGTCCTCAAGTTCGAGTCGCGCGACGCTGCGATGGCCTGGTACAACTCACCTGCATACGAGGCGGTGCGCCCCCTGCGCCTCGAGGCGACAGAAGGTTTTGGTGTCCTCGTTGATGGATTCGTTTTGCAGAAGTAGTAACGTTCCCAGTGGGTATCTATTCTTACGACGACCGGGCTGACAGCATCGGATGCAGCTCGGGGTGGGCTTGGTACGCAGGGATCTGATCGCCGTTCTCATCAGTGCCGCGTTGCGCGTCGAAGAAGAGTCATCGGAAAGCCGGGTGCGGCCAGCCCTGCCTTCGATCGCGCCAGAAGAAATTCGCCGTGCCGCGACTCGACGCCAGTGTTATCCAGGACCTGCACTTCGCCATGACAGCAAGTTCCCGAGGGGGTACTGATGAGCGCAAATGTTGCCCTGTTTGAGTTCATGATTGGTGACTGGAACGTCGATTTCCACCGCCTGCCGGTGGGAGCGAAAGTCGGCCGTCACGCCATCGCCAAGGTCGGTTGGTTTCTTGACGGCACCGCGATCCTGGACGAATGGCGGCATCTCGACGAGTCTGGCTCCGTGAACTTCCGCGGCGCAACGTTCCGAACGTACATACCAGACAGGGACCTGTGGTACATGCTCTGGATGACGCCCGCGGTCGAGGGCTTCAGCGAGCTTTATGCGCGCGGCGTGGGTGAGGAGGTCGAGACCACAGGAAAGGGCAAGGATTCGGCGGGCGATTTCCTGGAACGGGGCAAATACTGCGAGATAACCGACAGCGCATTCTCGTTCGTGCTGGAGCGTTCATATGAGAAAGATGGGTCCTTCATCCCCTTCGTTTCGTTTCGCGCCGCTCGCATGACAGCGGCCAAACACGCGGGAGGTAAGCCTCTGGCCCGCCGCAGCTGACGCATCAGGAGCAGTTGGCGAGTCGCGCTGGCGATGAGGGCGCGAGACCTAGCCCGAGTCTAAGCACAGGTCGTGGGCCTGGGAAATGATTGAATCTTGATTTTGAAGTCGTGATAATCGGCGAGGCACCACCAGGAGGCTTGG
Protein-coding sequences here:
- a CDS encoding DUF1330 domain-containing protein encodes the protein MAAYFVFHNRIHDAEKMQEYIPRALETMAPYNPEIVILDENSQVIEGQTTFPRTIVLKFESRDAAMAWYNSPAYEAVRPLRLEATEGFGVLVDGFVLQK